From the genome of Amycolatopsis sp. NBC_01488, one region includes:
- a CDS encoding DUF3558 domain-containing protein, producing the protein MRRPFAVLCISLLALTGCTTSTNGTASPSPNPTGQPTSPSQESEAVPGPGVPKVETPLDISHFQQSPCDSLTTAQSQELLGSTVVAKPVVDDQAGPTCNWDVPAVSQAGVGVTYFKATKLGLTGIYRSKDSVYPFFMPLEPIDGYPTVAFGTVDERNSKGRCSLALGTSDTEQVDISVSLSETNIGKKDPCAAAHDVAAKVLENLRKVN; encoded by the coding sequence ATGCGCCGACCCTTTGCGGTGCTCTGCATCTCGTTACTGGCCTTGACGGGTTGCACCACCAGCACGAATGGAACCGCGTCGCCATCTCCGAACCCGACGGGCCAGCCGACTTCACCCTCGCAGGAGTCCGAGGCCGTACCCGGGCCAGGCGTGCCGAAGGTCGAGACTCCGCTCGATATCAGCCATTTCCAGCAGTCTCCGTGCGACTCGTTGACCACCGCGCAGAGCCAGGAGCTCCTCGGTTCGACGGTGGTCGCCAAGCCTGTGGTGGACGATCAGGCCGGTCCCACCTGCAACTGGGATGTTCCCGCGGTTTCCCAGGCGGGCGTCGGCGTAACCTATTTCAAGGCCACTAAACTCGGACTGACCGGAATCTATCGATCAAAAGACTCGGTGTACCCGTTCTTTATGCCACTTGAGCCGATCGACGGCTATCCAACTGTGGCATTCGGTACGGTTGACGAACGCAACAGCAAAGGTCGTTGCTCGCTCGCTCTGGGCACGAGCGACACCGAGCAGGTCGACATCTCCGTCTCGCTGTCAGAGACGAATATCGGGAAAAAAGATCCGTGCGCAGCTGCCCACGATGTGGCCGCGAAAGTGCTGGAAAACCTTCGGAAGGTGAATTGA